The following proteins come from a genomic window of Edaphobacter sp. 4G125:
- the moaA gene encoding GTP 3',8-cyclase MoaA: MRMEQTGHGRLRDRFGRAITDLRLSVTDRCNYKCVYCRTGNEGAQYTELATGDYLRMVRIMVSLGIEKVRLTGGEPLLRSGLVEMVHELSTLRTAFLSDGTATDSGLPIDLALTTNGHLLEPLAAPLMEAGLKRITVSMDAVEPETFAAITRVPRSFERVLAGVRKATAVGFGPVKINCVLLRGFNDHQIEAFAEFSRREGVIVRFIEFMPLEEDRSWRSETVIRMDELVARLNHFRPLVELPQHSASETARRFTFDDGVGEIGIIAPVSRPFCGHCSRIRITSDGKLRTCLFSQSDHDLYGRMFRGGTDQELAAYIRSVVFQKEERHHIGEPGFEKPLRNMVHIGG; encoded by the coding sequence ATGCGGATGGAGCAAACAGGACACGGACGCCTGCGCGACCGTTTTGGCCGCGCAATTACTGATTTGCGCCTCTCGGTCACCGATCGCTGCAACTACAAATGCGTCTACTGCCGTACTGGAAATGAAGGCGCTCAATACACCGAGCTGGCCACGGGGGATTACCTCCGCATGGTCCGCATCATGGTGTCGCTCGGCATCGAAAAAGTTCGCCTCACTGGAGGAGAACCTCTGCTTCGCTCTGGGCTTGTCGAAATGGTGCACGAGCTTTCCACGCTACGCACTGCCTTCCTTTCCGACGGGACCGCGACAGACTCAGGCCTTCCGATCGATCTCGCCCTGACCACCAACGGGCACCTCCTCGAGCCGTTAGCAGCCCCCCTAATGGAAGCGGGGCTCAAGCGAATCACCGTCAGTATGGATGCGGTCGAACCCGAGACCTTCGCGGCCATCACCCGCGTTCCACGCAGCTTCGAGCGTGTGCTTGCAGGAGTTCGCAAGGCAACAGCCGTCGGCTTTGGCCCGGTCAAAATAAACTGCGTCCTGCTCCGCGGCTTCAACGATCACCAGATTGAGGCCTTCGCCGAGTTTTCGCGACGCGAAGGAGTCATCGTTCGCTTCATCGAGTTCATGCCGCTCGAAGAGGACCGCAGCTGGCGTTCAGAGACGGTCATCCGCATGGATGAACTCGTTGCTCGATTGAACCACTTCCGCCCGCTGGTTGAGCTTCCGCAACACTCCGCAAGCGAAACAGCGCGACGGTTTACCTTCGACGACGGCGTCGGAGAGATCGGTATCATCGCTCCCGTCTCGCGCCCATTTTGCGGACATTGCAGCCGTATCCGCATTACCTCCGACGGCAAACTTCGCACCTGCCTTTTTTCGCAGAGTGACCACGATCTCTATGGCCGGATGTTTCGCGGGGGAACCGATCAGGAGCTTGCTGCGTATATTCGTAGCGTTGTATTTCAAAAAGAAGAACGTCATCACATTGGGGAACCGGGGTTTGAAAAACCCTTACGCAATATGGTTCATATTGGTGGCTAA
- a CDS encoding TonB-dependent receptor, which yields MRRPVFLRFLSILFFFSSLLPSAYAFQSNSGTVSGTITDPSGALVPGASVEIANHVSGYTRKATTDATGQFRFYNVPFNPYRISVSAEGFGAASKSVDINSIVPITLPIQLSLAASSTTVTVESGSDLIENDSTFHTDVDRSTIDRMPLESQSSSLSSIVTLSSPGVTADSNGLFHGLGDHAENSFSVDGQPITDQQSKVFSNQLPSDAVQSLEVIGGAPPAEYGDKTSLIIKATTRSGQGVTSPHGSIALDYGTFGTASLDGNIAYGGQNWGNFLAVSGMNSGRFLDGPEFQTLHNKGNQQNIFDRVDFQFADEDSLHTNLQYTRSWFQTPNSYDTMNVFDQFGNSVGAADQRSKIETFNIAPTWTHIINQNTVLNFGAYIRRDGYNYIPSNNPLADLGPIQQETVQQYRTLTNTGVRSDISWVKGIHNVKIGALYQQTFLRENLHTGIVDPALNAPCVDAEGSPVNGFTDPSQCAAADLTANDAFNPVLLPHDLTRGGINYFWNGRTDVKQLALYAQDQITKGPWLLNLGIRGDLYNGLSVQRQAEPRVGISYNIKQTNTVLRASYARVMETPFNENLVLSVKGCYDPVIQGIFETLGQCVPASFDPGFRNEFHAGIQQAFGRHLVVSGEYIWKYTHNAYDFSVFGSTPITFPIAWHNSKIPGFALRANVPETHGISAFLVLSSVSARFFNPQVGGIGTTPGTPGSNYPFRIDHDERYNQTAHLQYTLPFRKSTWLGFNWRYDSGLVAGSTPCYNVTDPNSGCSNFSFDPNGNPLTIGGQPAVSLSSLTADQQFQAGLACNGVRATPGNPLPDLCLASQLSSGLLKIPAPNTGNDDRNPPRIQPRNLFDIALGEDNLFHGDKRKIGLRVTAVNVTNKYALYNFLSTFSGTHYVTPRAITAEISYSF from the coding sequence ATGCGCAGGCCCGTTTTTCTACGGTTTCTTTCCATTTTGTTCTTCTTCAGTTCTCTTCTCCCAAGTGCGTACGCCTTTCAGAGCAATTCCGGAACCGTCTCCGGAACCATCACCGACCCCAGCGGGGCCCTCGTTCCGGGAGCAAGTGTTGAGATTGCGAATCACGTCAGCGGCTACACCCGCAAGGCGACCACGGACGCTACCGGTCAATTCCGCTTCTATAACGTTCCCTTCAACCCCTATCGCATTTCCGTTTCAGCAGAAGGGTTCGGTGCAGCCAGCAAATCGGTTGACATCAACTCCATTGTCCCGATCACCCTTCCCATTCAGCTCAGCCTTGCCGCAAGCTCCACAACTGTAACTGTCGAAAGTGGCTCGGATCTCATCGAGAACGACTCCACCTTCCATACTGACGTCGATCGCTCCACCATCGACCGTATGCCACTGGAAAGCCAGTCCTCCTCGCTCAGTTCGATCGTGACGCTCTCCTCACCCGGCGTAACAGCAGACTCCAACGGTCTCTTCCACGGCCTCGGCGATCACGCAGAGAACTCCTTCTCCGTCGATGGTCAGCCCATCACCGACCAGCAGAGTAAGGTCTTCTCCAATCAGCTTCCCTCCGATGCCGTCCAGTCTCTTGAAGTCATCGGAGGAGCCCCGCCCGCCGAATACGGAGACAAGACCAGTCTCATCATCAAAGCCACCACCCGTTCCGGCCAGGGAGTCACCTCGCCGCACGGCAGTATTGCCCTCGACTACGGCACCTTTGGCACCGCCAGTCTCGACGGCAACATCGCCTATGGTGGCCAGAACTGGGGCAACTTCCTCGCCGTCAGCGGAATGAACTCTGGCCGCTTCCTCGATGGTCCCGAGTTTCAGACCCTTCACAACAAAGGCAATCAGCAAAACATCTTCGATCGCGTCGACTTCCAGTTCGCCGATGAAGACTCCTTGCATACCAACCTGCAGTACACCCGTTCCTGGTTTCAAACCCCCAACTCTTACGACACCATGAATGTCTTCGATCAGTTCGGAAATTCAGTCGGTGCGGCCGATCAACGCTCAAAGATTGAAACCTTCAATATCGCTCCAACCTGGACGCATATCATCAATCAAAACACCGTTCTCAACTTCGGTGCCTACATCCGGCGCGATGGCTACAACTACATTCCCAGCAACAATCCTCTGGCCGATCTCGGGCCCATCCAGCAGGAGACCGTCCAGCAATACCGTACGTTGACGAACACCGGCGTTCGCTCCGACATCTCATGGGTCAAGGGCATCCACAATGTGAAGATCGGCGCCCTCTATCAGCAGACCTTCCTTCGTGAAAACCTGCATACCGGCATCGTCGATCCTGCTCTCAACGCTCCGTGCGTGGATGCCGAAGGTAGTCCCGTCAATGGCTTTACCGATCCCAGCCAATGCGCGGCTGCCGATCTGACAGCCAACGATGCCTTCAATCCAGTGCTCCTGCCTCACGACCTGACTCGTGGCGGCATCAACTACTTCTGGAACGGACGTACCGATGTCAAACAGCTCGCGCTCTACGCGCAGGACCAGATCACCAAAGGTCCTTGGCTCCTCAACCTCGGCATTCGCGGTGACCTCTACAATGGCCTCTCGGTCCAGCGACAGGCTGAACCCCGCGTCGGCATCTCCTACAACATCAAGCAAACCAACACCGTCCTGAGGGCCTCTTATGCCCGTGTGATGGAGACCCCCTTCAACGAGAATCTCGTCCTCTCCGTCAAAGGCTGCTACGATCCTGTGATTCAGGGCATCTTCGAAACTCTGGGCCAGTGCGTTCCAGCGTCCTTCGATCCGGGCTTCCGCAATGAGTTCCACGCCGGAATCCAGCAGGCCTTCGGCAGACACCTCGTCGTCAGCGGCGAGTACATCTGGAAGTACACCCACAACGCCTACGACTTCTCCGTCTTCGGCTCGACACCCATCACTTTCCCCATTGCCTGGCATAACTCGAAGATTCCCGGCTTCGCTCTTCGCGCCAATGTGCCGGAGACGCACGGCATCAGCGCCTTCCTCGTTCTCTCCTCAGTCTCGGCGCGGTTCTTCAATCCACAGGTCGGAGGAATTGGTACCACCCCCGGAACTCCGGGCTCCAATTATCCGTTCCGCATTGACCATGACGAGCGCTACAACCAGACTGCACATTTGCAGTACACCCTGCCCTTCCGAAAGAGCACCTGGCTCGGATTCAACTGGCGATACGACAGCGGCCTCGTCGCCGGTTCCACACCCTGCTATAACGTCACCGATCCCAACAGCGGCTGCTCCAACTTCTCCTTTGATCCAAACGGCAATCCACTCACGATCGGAGGCCAACCCGCAGTCAGTCTCTCGAGCCTTACCGCGGACCAGCAGTTCCAAGCTGGACTGGCCTGCAATGGCGTTCGTGCTACCCCTGGCAATCCACTGCCGGACCTTTGTCTGGCCTCGCAACTTAGCTCAGGCCTGTTGAAGATCCCCGCTCCTAATACTGGCAACGACGATCGGAACCCACCGCGTATCCAGCCACGGAACCTCTTCGATATCGCTCTCGGAGAAGACAACCTCTTCCATGGCGATAAACGCAAGATCGGCCTGAGAGTTACTGCCGTCAACGTCACCAACAAATACGCGCTCTATAACTTCCTGTCGACGTTCTCGGGAACGCACTACGTCACCCCGCGCGCGATCACAGCAGAGATTAGCTACAGCTTCTAA
- a CDS encoding sensor domain-containing diguanylate cyclase, whose translation MDHLRMFHDVARGLTASLELEEILSTIMNKMAQFFGPERWSMLMVDEKTNQLFYAIAVGENAESLRGLRINMGEGVAGWVASTGNPLVVPDVRLDPQWSAFVAKNPDLNIQSIACVPVRSGDKTLGVIQLLNSKLDLLSEYSISFLRILCDYAAIAIQNSRSMTLIQELTITDDCTGLFNARHLYTMLEEQVAKGTEFSLLFIDLDRFKSVNDTHGHLIGSRLLSEVGNLMRRSLGPANSSFRYGGDEFVALLPGMGKAAGTGATLALHEDLRRNRFLEGAGLSLGLSGSFGLATFPEDGNTVQAILRAADEMMYLAKTTRDNIAVAGRGLLLDRPKIPTPIRSSR comes from the coding sequence ATGGATCATCTTCGGATGTTCCACGACGTGGCGCGCGGACTGACGGCCAGCCTGGAGCTGGAGGAGATCCTCAGCACCATCATGAACAAGATGGCGCAGTTCTTCGGCCCCGAGCGCTGGTCCATGTTGATGGTTGATGAAAAAACGAACCAGCTCTTCTATGCCATCGCCGTTGGAGAAAACGCAGAGAGTCTGCGAGGTCTCCGCATCAATATGGGCGAAGGTGTGGCCGGGTGGGTCGCATCTACAGGAAACCCGCTTGTCGTTCCGGATGTCAGGCTCGATCCGCAATGGTCCGCCTTCGTCGCGAAGAACCCTGATCTCAACATTCAGTCCATCGCCTGCGTCCCGGTACGCTCTGGCGACAAGACGCTCGGCGTCATTCAGCTCCTCAACAGCAAACTCGACCTGTTGTCGGAGTACTCTATCTCGTTCCTTCGAATTCTCTGCGATTACGCTGCAATTGCCATCCAGAATTCCCGTTCGATGACGCTGATCCAGGAGCTGACCATCACCGACGACTGCACCGGACTGTTCAACGCTCGGCACCTGTACACCATGCTCGAAGAGCAGGTCGCAAAAGGAACGGAATTCAGCCTTCTGTTTATCGATCTCGACCGCTTCAAGTCCGTCAACGATACGCACGGGCATTTGATCGGCAGCCGTCTGCTCTCCGAGGTCGGCAACCTGATGCGCCGCTCTCTCGGCCCGGCAAACTCCTCCTTCCGCTATGGCGGCGATGAATTTGTCGCGCTGCTGCCCGGCATGGGGAAAGCTGCCGGTACAGGAGCGACCCTGGCGCTGCATGAAGACCTTCGGCGCAACCGTTTTCTGGAAGGCGCCGGTCTCTCTCTCGGCCTGTCGGGCAGCTTTGGACTCGCCACCTTCCCCGAGGACGGTAACACCGTTCAGGCGATTTTGCGTGCCGCCGACGAGATGATGTACCTGGCCAAGACTACGCGCGACAACATCGCGGTCGCCGGCCGGGGTCTTCTGCTCGATCGTCCAAAGATCCCGACGCCGATTCGTTCTTCGCGCTGA
- a CDS encoding electron transfer flavoprotein subunit alpha/FixB family protein, with protein MSGVLVILEQRSGTWNRMSYEAVAAGRALAEKTGQPLAVATLAGKGAALSWQIGGQPTTAYLVEHELLEPYTSDAYVIALEQLIKKLEPSYVLFPHTYQVRDFAPALATRFKQVLISDVIAIRYDSAGSAGPVFVRQLFQGKLNADYRHAGTGPCFVSLQAGSFRADESTSSGTPETFTPQLEASQIRNKPGERFRESGQTVDLTQAPVIVSVGRGIGEQDNLPIVEELAQALGAELAASRPICDNGWLPMERQVGSSGQTVSPKLYLAIGISGAIQHLVGMKGSKSVIAINKDENAPIFEVADYGVVGDLFEIVPELTKAIQTAKA; from the coding sequence ATGAGCGGAGTTCTCGTCATCCTGGAGCAACGCTCCGGTACCTGGAATCGCATGAGCTATGAGGCCGTCGCCGCAGGCCGCGCTCTCGCCGAAAAGACCGGTCAGCCACTTGCCGTAGCGACTCTCGCAGGTAAAGGCGCCGCGCTCTCCTGGCAAATCGGCGGGCAACCCACTACTGCTTATCTCGTTGAGCACGAGTTGCTCGAGCCATACACTTCGGACGCATACGTTATCGCGCTCGAGCAGCTAATCAAGAAGCTGGAACCCTCCTACGTTCTCTTCCCACATACCTACCAGGTCCGCGACTTCGCCCCCGCGCTCGCGACACGCTTCAAACAAGTCCTCATCAGCGACGTCATCGCCATCCGCTATGACTCAGCTGGCTCCGCGGGCCCCGTCTTCGTCCGGCAGCTTTTCCAGGGCAAGCTCAACGCCGACTATCGTCACGCCGGAACCGGCCCCTGCTTCGTCTCTCTCCAGGCCGGCAGCTTCCGCGCCGATGAATCCACTTCCTCAGGTACTCCTGAAACTTTTACTCCACAACTTGAAGCCTCGCAGATCCGCAACAAGCCCGGCGAACGTTTCCGCGAATCTGGGCAGACCGTCGATCTTACTCAGGCTCCCGTCATCGTCTCTGTCGGCCGGGGCATCGGCGAGCAAGATAATCTTCCAATCGTGGAAGAGCTCGCCCAGGCCCTCGGGGCCGAGCTCGCCGCCTCGCGTCCTATCTGCGATAACGGCTGGCTTCCCATGGAGCGGCAGGTCGGCAGCTCCGGCCAGACCGTTTCACCGAAACTCTATCTCGCCATCGGTATCAGCGGAGCGATCCAGCATCTGGTTGGGATGAAAGGCTCCAAATCTGTTATCGCAATCAACAAAGACGAGAATGCGCCGATCTTCGAAGTCGCCGATTACGGAGTCGTCGGCGATCTCTTCGAGATTGTTCCTGAACTGACCAAGGCAATCCAAACGGCCAAAGCATAG
- a CDS encoding MerC domain-containing protein: MSYVLSSSQAHLRRHADLLGAVASGVCFLHCLITPLVISLFPSIIPYLPGDAWFHRLLAIGIVLLGAVAFIPGYRLHRRKALLLLIGISISFILIVAWSGESLNRATELYLSLPGSGMLVAAHPLNRSFCRQYLACKSSDTCHSTNVAP, from the coding sequence ATGAGTTACGTACTCTCCTCATCGCAGGCGCATTTGCGCCGCCATGCCGATCTTCTGGGTGCCGTAGCCTCAGGCGTCTGCTTTCTCCACTGCCTGATTACTCCGTTGGTTATCAGCCTCTTCCCAAGTATCATTCCCTACTTACCGGGCGATGCCTGGTTCCATCGTCTGCTTGCGATCGGGATCGTCCTTCTTGGAGCAGTCGCTTTCATCCCCGGCTATCGTCTCCATCGGCGCAAAGCTCTTCTCTTGCTTATTGGGATCAGCATCTCGTTCATCCTGATCGTCGCGTGGTCAGGTGAATCGCTCAACCGTGCGACAGAACTCTACCTCAGTCTTCCTGGATCAGGCATGCTTGTCGCTGCTCATCCGCTCAATCGGAGCTTTTGCAGGCAGTATCTCGCATGCAAAAGCTCCGATACTTGTCATTCGACAAACGTAGCGCCTTAA